A region of the Gadus morhua chromosome 1, gadMor3.0, whole genome shotgun sequence genome:
ATAAATCTCCAGTCCTCCTTGGAATAAAATCTGATGACTGATTGGATGTTAACAACACAATAGAGATGACCAGCAGCCGAGGCAAATACAAACCAAAGACCAACGATATCAAATTCTTATCTTTATTGACCATCTCTGGATACAAATTGTTATAGGGCACCATAGAAATATAGACTTGTACATTTATAGACAGTGTACATTTAAAAGAATGATCCCATCCCGTTGATCTTTAACAGTATATAAATGGATGAAGTCAGTATGGAAAAAGGGGCATGGATATCGTCCAACAAGATGGGACTATTTTACTCTGATATGAAATGGCCATAGCCTGTATGGAAATGGAGACGGTGAGGCGGACACGTTTCGGCAGCAGTCTACACAACAATGAAGCGTGCCCACAGCCGTCGTCGAAAGAAAAGAACAAAACACCAACATTTGTCCATGAAAATCGGAACCAACTTTTTCAGTGCACCAGAAGATTTATTTTAAACGGATAAAACACACCTAGAGTCTACCACAGTCGGGTGACAGGCCTCCCTGACGTcacttattatttttaataaaaaagaaaaaaaagaaaaaccaccTTCTTTGCAGGTTCTGTCTACCAACAGGCTGACAGCGGTCgaacgcacacaatcacatactAGGCCGCCGTCGCACAATAACTCATTACAGTCGGCtttaaagaaagacaaaaaatacactctcacactcaacacacaaacacatattttgtAATAAAGACATCGTTCAGACTCTTGTCAGAAGTTGCAAATAACAAGAATAACCAGTTGGATGCAAGTAAATGGTAAAAGACAGACATTGTGTGAGGTATGAAATTCCAGGCTTCGTAAGGCCTTGCAGTTTTCCGGGTTTTTGTAACTGAGGTTGTAGCAGCTTAAGTTTTGTGGAAAAAAACCCAGTTAAAATGTACGGTGACCAAGAGTTCCCTGACACAAGTACACAAACAAAcgaacattgttttttttcctgtagCAGACTGCCTAAAACACATCCTCATAGACCAAGTAAAAGTAATTCCCTTTGCCTCACCGAGCTATGACAACCACTCAACTAGAAAGGAACTAATGTGTGAGCGCCAAGAGGAATGAAACTCAAGGTTGGACAGTAGTTCTGCTATGCTCTTGTGTTTACAATCAAGCTCCTTGTTAGCACGACTAGCGCTTGCCCTTGCATTGGACTGCGTGGGCATGTCAGCGTAAACCCAAAGACTGATGCAGATGGTGACGGTCAGAAAGCTCCCTGAACAAAGATTCTACGACTTGAAAAATATTAACCCCGCGGCTCTGACCTGTAAGTTgtcgagagcgagagaatgaaaCTATGAAAATGGTATCCTGATTTCCCAACGATAAACTTGACATCTTTCCGGTCGACGGAGGACAACGTGAGGGACTTTCACACACAGAGCTGTAACTACAGTGCAGTGGAACTACAAAATAAACCAATGTATTCCTGCAAGGAAGGCtatggggggggtggagggacgATCGACCAAAGAAATTATGAGGTTGGACAGTTACACAAATTACTTGTGGATTATAGCATCTACAACGAACAAGGTACTTTACCCAGTCTCATTCTAAAAAAACTGACGCGCGACTCCTCCATTCATAATAGGATGCAGAGGACAGGTTAACCATTTAACACACGACAAAAGCAACAAAAAACAGCAAGTATAGGTAAAATTCACCTTTGTCCAGTACAAAAACAGAAAGTAAGCCTACATGCCCTTCCATCTCAGATGTGGGTACAAGTGTCAATATTACAACATTAAGCAGAGAACATGTCCTACTAACCTACcttggaggggtgggggtttgggggagggggtttggAAACAGAAGAAAGGTCCAGACTCCCGGGAGCTTTACTTTTGTCCAGTATAAAAGACTTGCGGCAACATGACATACAAGAGTTAAAAGGACCGTTACCTCTTTGATATAGGTTTACATATCGAGAAAAGTCCATTGTTGATCCAGTGCTGATGCCTTAAGAGATTTCTGATGAACCGTGTTACCCTTCCCGTTGGCTGGAAGGCCCTTGTCGCAAAcatggtggtcgtggtggtggcaCTGGTGTTGGAGATGCTATCCCAGCGCTGGTGTAACAGCAAGTCAGCACGTCGAGTGAGGTAGCATGGGACGAGTTACtgatcttcttcctcctcctcctcctcctcctcagatgaCTCTTGGGAAGGTTTGTCTTCTTTCTCCTGTTgtgggaaagaaaaaaagaaaaaaagaaaagttattTTGTGATTATGTGATATGTGATTATTGCAAAAAGACGATATCAAAGAAGCCAAATGTGAAAGTTGCCAGTGGACTGAGCAATAGAAAACATAAACGGCTTTATGACGGGCTAGCTGATGAGTCACCCTCTAAAATACTTGAACTTTTCACTTGAAGGAATTCCGAGTGTCACCATAGAGCAGAAGTGTGTTATTGATTGTGTGATGATGCACACTCACAGGAATGGTGAGACATCTGTAATGTGTGGTGAATCATAGCACGGGTGAGTCACAATTTAACTCCACATCCTCCTTAAACAGTACCCTCCGCCCCCCACCCCTGAAATGTTCATTCATAAAAACTGAGAGGCCcgttaacaaaaaaaataaaaataaccgggGAAGTCTGGGTCACTCTGACTAATACAACCCAGGAGGACGGAtgggcggacacacacacacacacacacacacacctctttgtAGGAGTGCGTTACCCTTACACTTAGGGAATTTTATGCATTTTTACTACAAATCACAAATGAGCAATATCAATATGCACATATTAATTTCTGATATACTGAAGTCAAGTTGAATGCTGTCAATATATCCAAATGAGGAAAATGTGATTTTTATCACTTAAATATTGCCCTTCTATCTCACTACCTCGTCCATCGAAAGTGTTGGACGGAGATCAAGTTACGACATGCcaatatttttttgaaagaaaaataaaaggtgTGCCATCCTACCTCCTTCTTGGGCCGTCCTCTACGTTTGGCACCTGCAGTTGCGGTTGCGgttgcagctgctgctggagccttCTGcgcaaacaaaataaataccaGGTTAGACATCttgggggcgggagggggagggggggagaagccAAATCTTCAAACCTGATACCAGACGATGCACGTCCACTGAAAAGTTTCCTTTTCTGGTTCTGGCTACAAAAAGCTACTTTTTTTTGTGAACCTTCAATAAAAAAGGTAAATAATCTTAACGCTAATCCTTCCACTGCCTGCAGGTGGCGGTAGCGCCGCTGCTATGAGACAGATGGAAAAAGGGCAGCGAGTTCATTGGCCATTATCTGGAAGGCCGACAGGAACTGCACACAGGGCACTCCAGTTCGCTGGCCACCTGGTCTTAGGCTCAGAGACAGCTGGTGCAACTGAGCGAGACAGAAACCACCCTCGATTAGAAGCTCATGTGTgcagattaaaaaataaaaataaagtttaataatgtaacataaaataataataaaaacaaatcataattaaaacaaatattaaacccAATATAGACATGATATACACAAGCAGCCAGAGGGATGATTACGACAGTAAAAACTATTCCTAATGCGCTGCTGGTATTGGGCTGTCCACATCTCGTCCCTATATCAGCGTGGATCTCAGCCCCCAGTCCCAAGCACCCTCTCCCTGAGCATATCAGACATGGTGGGagcatgtgggggggggggggctggcgtgCGGGAGGAGATGGGGTATGGGGGAGAAATCAGCTTGTTGCTACGGCAACGGCCAGCCGAGAAGAACAAGGGTTgtaagccgtgtgtgtgtgtgtgtgtgtgtgtgtgtggggtatgACAGGGTTGTTGGTGAGCCCAACGTCAGCTCAGAGGACGGACGGGTCTTGTGGCCTCATGCACCTGCAGCTACACGCCGACGCTACACCCCTACAGGAAGCCGTGCAGCGAACCGCCGCAGGGGGCGGGAGCATCTTTATCGTAGATAgagaacaataataataataaagagaaGGGAGGGCTGCTCCACCAAGGTCTGTGTGAGCGCCGCCGCAGCCTTTGCGTTGTTTTGACACTCTTGAGGGGGAAGCGGCTCTGGAGTGCAGTTGGGTTCCACTTCATCACAAAGGGCGACAGAACATCCTcgcgagagagggacaggggttTTCTTGTGCGCTACCGTTACTGTACAGAGGAAACGTGCATGCACCGCAAACGGGATGAGGGAGAGGCCAGGGAGGGCAGGTGGCGCTGGTCTGGCGGTTGGTGTGCTTAACATGAGGAAATGTTGGTGGGGCCCGAGGTCCCTCGCTGAGGGgcgccctccacacacacacacacgcgcgtgtttacagtttgtgtttcttgtcATTACGCAGGAGGACATTAAAGCCCACGATGTAGAAACACGCACGGCGGGTGTTGACTTACTTTGCCCTTGGTGGCCGTCTTGTTTTTGCTGCCCTTCGGCCGGCCCCGCGGTCTCTTTGGTGTTGGGGAGCCACTGGGTTCCTGaagaagggacacacacacacacacacacacacacacacacacacacacacacacacacacacacacacacacacacacacacacacacacacacacacacacacacacac
Encoded here:
- the hmga1a gene encoding high mobility group AT-hook 1a, with protein sequence MSDKGTVSTKEKEATEKRGRGRPRKQPQVKTSDEPSGSPTPKRPRGRPKGSKNKTATKGKKAPAAAATATATAGAKRRGRPKKEEKEDKPSQESSEEEEEEEEEDQ